GAACAATGTTTGTCAACGTTTGGACCTAGGATGACTAGGATGTTTGAACCACCTGGGGTATTCTCTAAAACTGTAAATTTTGGGTCCATCCTTGAGatgtactgaatcagaatctctgaggatgGGGTCTAGgactgacttttaaaaatgctCTCAGGGTACTGTTTTTATACTAATGTTTGAGGGCCACTGATTTAAAGTAAAACCTTTAAACCACCTTGGGTGGTTTCACTGTAGATATAAAATGaagtatatattaaaataatttaggaaGTCCAGTCAAATCCCATAATGGTCTGTAAGGTAATCTAAGACTGCTGATGTGCTTGACAAAGCGTTAAATACTCGTTTTTCCTGCCTTGAAGTTATCTTTTCCATCATGTACATTAAATGTTGATGAAAACACACATAAGGAGTTCCAAGTTCAAGAGCAATGTCAACCCAGTCCGAGATGCATTTCAGTGGGGTTTCCTCATATCCAGCAAACATGGCCGGGTTTGCTAAAAGTCCTCTTGCGACCATCACACCTACAAATTAAAGCACATCATATTTGTCCACACATTAAGAACTCATGGTTATGAGGTCAAAGTCAATGAAACAAActgagaatattaaaaaaataaagtattattaaaaGGTTTCACAATGTCCTTATATTAGTGTGTTTAATTcaattataaaactattttgaTACTTTTTGTAAACCAAGAAAGCTTAAATGTACTTATaggaattctttcttctttttttttttaagacttgcaCATTAAACAATTAGTCTTTAGAGATTTTTTAGGGTAAATCCAGATTGTCATAAATTGGGTTTGCTTAAAGTTAACTTTATCTGCATTCTCCCATCTAGCAATAGGTATCACAGGGCTTAGTATGCCAATAACTTAAGAGGATAATGAAACTGCATATCAGTCTGGGGTTCCTTTGGCTCctgtgaccactcttgtgttcaCTAACTCTCATTTCTATCCTAGGTGTTCTCTTTTACTAATAGGCTATCTGGAAGATTCTTAACTGGTCACTCACTGGATATGATGGTGGCAGAAAGGTAACTTAATTAATTTACCCcaattaaaatatatcatttctaAGTAGAAGAGTTAACATCATTTTAATCAATTGCTTAGCTTAAATCAGTCCAATAGGAAAATATGGCTctgtttcaaagaaaaataataaaaatcacattaacattactctcccactcccacttttttttgctaattaaaagacaaaaaactgaAGTACTTATTTCTTACCATCTGTCCCAGTAATATGCCacacattttctgcttcttttaagCTTCTGATGTCTCCATTAGCAATTACAGGTATAGACATGTTTTCCTTAATTATTTTAATGGCCTCATAGTGCACTGGCTGATGTCTTTCTTCAACAGTTCTTCCATGGACTGTAATCCAGGAAACTCCCGTTGCTTCAGCCTTTCGACAAAGATCTACAGTTCTTGTAAGGTCATCATGGatcctataatttaaaaattatatcaatctTTTCACAGCACATAAATCTTAATGCTAAAGTtaataaactaaataaaatatgtcatctaatatattatttagttAGCTTTGCTAACTCATATTATCATTACACACCACTATCAGTAAGGTTTTTGTTCAGGGATCAGTTCCCATTTAAGCCTTCAAATTTAGCTATTTCACTATTGGCAACAATAGGATGACAAATAAGTTTTATCTTACCTAGTGCTCCTcttttttggcctttttttttttttttttggtgaggaagatcagccctgagctaatatccgtgctaatcttcctcttttattgctcagaggaagaccggctctgagctaacatctattgccaatcttcctccttttttttttcttccccaaagccccagtagatagttgtatgtcgtagttgcacatccttccagttgctgcatgtgggacgcagccccagcgtggccggagaagcggtgcactggtgcgtgcccgggatccgaacctgggccgccagcagcggagcgtgtgcacccaaccgctaagccacggggctggcccttttttGGCTTTGATAACTGAAAAAGTCAGCAAAGTCCTGTCACAGACGAATTGAAAGATGCTATGCTAATATTTGCTGTGCATGCCCCAATCCACAAGTGGGAGAATATAATACTTTATCTTGAGATATGTTTTTAACCTGTCACCAAAAAACCAATTcctggtttattttctttttgttgtgaaaTTTTATTGCAAATATCATTCCTATTTTCTCCTCTTGGTACCAGGAAGGTTTCTTACTGTTAATTAAATAGTACATGGAACAAGttgagggtttcttttgggggaaaGTTTTTAATAATAAAGGGATGTTTTAATTTCTGTTAAAAAACACAAAGAGGAAGTTGTTCtgaattgtaaataaaaattatggtATATATTCATCTACTAAATGTCTTGTTTCAACATTTCCATATACCAGCCACCAATTTATTAAGGATAGATCCCCTTACCCCCAGACAAAAGgaatattcttttatttcctaaataatGGACTATCTTGTCAATagattaaaatattgtttttacctTATTTTAATAGATACGGAAAATCTGGGATTTTCCACTTGATTTCTTACTTGTTTCACCATATCTTGAACAAGTTCTGGCTTGTTTATTAAGCAAGCTCCATAACCTTCTGCCATTGCCCACCTTTATAAAGCAAACACaataacaaataaattgcaaataGATGGGAGAGAAAATACAATTCTAAAAGCACTGTAAGTGCACTTATCCATTTCTCTAGCGATTTAGAATGAAATCAGATTTTTTCAATTCATAGATCCAACATTTCTAAGTGGATCAATATCACATTAGGAAAACATGTTCCCAGATCAAAAAATACTTATGGGAAATGGTTTTCATTGGCaagtaagaaaattaaattaaaattcattcaACCAAAACAGATTTAAGTATTTGTAATTAACTGCAATtacttcagattttttaaattccaaatttGATGTTTATTGTACATAACGAGAGGTTTTATTAGTCTTAATAGTAGAAAGATATTTTTGGCTTACAGCATTCCAACACCATTAAACAGCTTATTTAACTCTCCTAATGAGTATACAAATATGTGTAATCTGATTTGGATTATGCTGTTAATTAAAACCTTGATTTTATTCTTTGGATACATTTTGAATTATTGACAGATAATCTAGTACAGTGCCAGGAAGGAGGGATACTGTTGTCAAATTAAGGACATGCTATCAACACCCAGTTACTTAGACTCAACCAAATAACTGTGGTAtaggaaaaaaaggtaattataaaAAGGTATTCTTATAAAGAAAACTAATTAGGAGAAAACAAGTGGTGATCTCTCAAATCACAGAATCATACTTTCTAGAGCAAGTATGCCTGACATGgcagtaaaaatacattttagggCTTGCTGCAAACCTTAGATACTACTTATGGATAAGGTTCAAGGCAGATCCATGCATTAAAAATATTCTACTGGTGAGGTGGGACAAAACAGCTGTCAAGGGTCTATACGTTGTTTTAGCCATCTGAAAACACCTTTGTGGGTATGTTCCtaaataatatttccttatttttttctttctttttatttagagCCCAAGTTTCTTACTTTTTTAATTCTTGGAAAACTAGAAAGATAGTTTACCATGTTCACATAGTTTTTTTCTAAGCTTTTTGAAAATTCTTCCAACTTCTTTGAGCTTTACCTCTGAGGGCAACCACAGTTAATGTCTATTCCATTCGCATAAGGACAGACTATACGAGCAGCATCAGATAAAAGTCTTGCATCATTAGCAGCAAACTGAACAATCAATGGGCAATCACCTGATGAAACGAATAGCTCCACATTAAAATCCACAGaaacgcgcacacacacacaccagatacCAAACGCTAATGTGTGTACAGGATAAAAAACAATAACTATTTTTAGCCTA
The nucleotide sequence above comes from Diceros bicornis minor isolate mBicDic1 chromosome 3, mDicBic1.mat.cur, whole genome shotgun sequence. Encoded proteins:
- the DUS4L gene encoding tRNA-dihydrouridine(20a/20b) synthase [NAD(P)+]-like, which encodes MKSDCTQTTTCQERKKDPIEMLHSGQLVKVCAPMVRYSKLAFRTLVRKYSCDLCYTPMIVAADFVRSIKARDSEFTTNQGDCPLIVQFAANDARLLSDAARIVCPYANGIDINCGCPQRWAMAEGYGACLINKPELVQDMVKQVRNQVENPRFSVSIKIRIHDDLTRTVDLCRKAEATGVSWITVHGRTVEERHQPVHYEAIKIIKENMSIPVIANGDIRSLKEAENVWHITGTDGVMVARGLLANPAMFAGYEETPLKCISDWVDIALELGTPYVCFHQHLMYMMEKITSRQEKRVFNALSSTSAVLDYLTDHYGI